The following are encoded in a window of Panicum virgatum strain AP13 chromosome 5N, P.virgatum_v5, whole genome shotgun sequence genomic DNA:
- the LOC120676662 gene encoding ABC transporter G family member 16-like, translated as MAHAVHDRLPFLASPPPPPPPARERGRNPPLAEMLRLVGAATVDPAAAADDDGSASVFSLPLPLPATPDRAAAAEGGGGECAPIGRSVQFRLAFTGLTYSVRAKQRGGRAGMLPLQRRSDRVTAAAPDAHAPRTRALLDGVSGEAREGEILAVMGASGSGKSTLIDALANRISRDALKGAVTLNGEPLTGNILKSMSAYVMQDDLLFPMLTVTETLSFAAEFRLPRVLSPAKKRARVQALIDQLGLRAAANTIIGDEGHRGVSGGERRRVSIGTDIIHDPILLFLDEPTSGLDSTSAFMVVKVLRRIAESGSIVITSIHQPSQRILGLLDRLILLSGGRTVFSGTPSALPSYFAEFGFPVPDDENRAEFALDLIREFESSPTGTKPLVDFHRAWQRMHAPSPGSADADQPSLVPTMSLKEAISASISRGKLVSGSDVAGEAASVHTYANPFWVEMKVLTKRSAINTRRMPELFLVRLGAVVVTGAILATVFFRLDQSPKGAQERLGFFAFAMSTMFYTCADALPVFLQERYVFLRETAYGAYRRASYVLSNAIVSFPPLVVLSLSFAFTTFFAVGLAGGVPGFAFYTLAILASFWAGSGFVTFLSGVIPHVMIGYTVVVAILAYFLLFSGFFINRDRIPGYWIWFHYLSLVKYPFEGVLQNEFGRAGECFVRGAQMFDNSPLAALPDAVKARVLASISSALGVGIGADTCVVTGRGVLQQAAVTQLGKWECLLVTVAWGFLFRIFFYFSLVLGSKNKRR; from the coding sequence ATGGCGCACGCCGTACACGACCGCCTCCCGTTCCtcgcctcgcccccgccgcccccgccgcccgcgagggagagaggaaggaacCCGCCCCTCGCCGAGATGCTCcgcctcgtcggcgccgccaccgtcgacccggcggccgccgcggacgaCGACGGCTCCGCGTCCGTGTTCTCGCTCCCGCTGCCGCTGCCCGCCACGCCCGaccgtgccgcggcggcggaaggcggcggcggcgagtgtgCGCCCATCGGGCGGAGCGTCCAGTTCCGCCTCGCGTTCACCGGCCTGACCTACAGCGTCCGCGCCAAGcagcgcggcgggcgcgccggCATGCTGCCCCTGCAGCGCCGCTCCGACCGCGtcaccgccgcggcgcccgacGCGCACGCGCCACGCACGAGGGCGCTGCTGGACGGCGTCTCCGGGGAGGCGAGGGAGGGCGAGATCCTGGCCGTCATGGGCGCCAGCGGCTCCGGCAAGTCCACGCTCATCGACGCGCTCGCCAACCGCATCTCCCGCGACGCGCTCAAGGGCGCCGTCACGCTCAACGGCGAGCCCCTCACGGGGAACATCCTCAAGTCCATGTCCGCGTACGTCATGCAGGACGACCTGCTGTTCCCCATGCTCACCGTCACCGAGACGCTCTCCTTCGCCGCCGAGTTCCGCCTCCCGCGGGTGCTGTCGCCGGCCAAgaagcgcgcgcgcgtgcaggCGCTCATCGACCAGCTCGGACTCCGCGCGGCGGCCAACACCATCATCGGCGACGAGGGCCACCGCGGGGTGTCCGGAGGCGAGCGCCGCAGGGTCTCCATCGGCACCGACATCATCCACGACCCgatcctcctcttcctcgacGAGCCCACGTCGGGGCTCGACTCTACCTCGGCGTTCATGGTGGTCAAGGTGCTGCGCCGCATCGCCGAGAGCGGCAGCATTGTCATCACGTCCATCCACCAGCCGAGCCAGCGcatcctcggcctcctcgaccgcctcatcctcctctccggcggccgcACGGTCTTCAGCGGGACACCTTCCGCCCTCCCGTCCTACTTCGCCGAGTTCGGCTTCCCGGTCCCCGACGACGAGAACCGCGCCGAGTTCGCGCTCGACCTGATCCGCGAGTTCGAGTCGTCGCCGACGGGGACGAAACCGCTCGTCGACTTCCACCGCGCGTGGCAGCGCATGCACGCGCCGAGCCCCGGCTCGGCGGACGCCGATCAGCCGTCGCTGGTGCCCACGATGTCGCTGAAGGAGGCCATCAGCGCGAGCATTTCGCGTGGGAAGCTGGTGTCGGGCTCCGACGTGGCCGGGGAGGCGGCGTCGGTGCACACGTACGCGAACCCGTTCTGGGTGGAGATGAAGGTGCTGACGAAGCGGTCGGCGATCAACACGCGGCGCATGCCGGAGCTGTTCCTCGTCCGCCTCGGCGCCGTGGTGGTCACCGGCGCGATCCTCGCCACGGTCTTCTTCCGGCTGGACCAGTCCCCCAAGGGCGCGCAGGAGCGGCTGGGCTTCTTCGCCTTCGCCATGTCCACCATGTTCTACACTTGCGCCGACGCGCTGCCGGTGTTCCTCCAGGAGCGCTACGTCTTCCTCCGGGAGACGGCGTACGGCGCGTACCGGCGCGCCTCCTACGTGCTCTCCAACGCCATCGTCTCCTTCCCGCCGCTGGTGGTCCTGTCCCTCTCCTTCGCCTTCACCACATTCTTCGCcgtggggctcgccggcggcgtgcccgGGTTCGCCTTCTACACGCTGGCCATCCTGGCGTCGTTCTGGGCCGGGAGCGGGTTCGTGACGTTCCTCTCCGGCGTGATCCCGCACGTGATGATCGGGTACACCGTGGTGGTCGCCATCCTCGCCTACTTCCTGCTCTTCAGCGGCTTCTTCATCAACCGCGACCGGATCCCGGGCTACTGGATCTGGTTCCACTACCTGTCGCTGGTGAAGTACCCGTTCGAGGGGGTGCTGCAGAACGAGTTCGGGCGCGCCGGCGAGTGCTTCGTGCGGGGCGCGCAGATGTTCGACAACTCCCCGCTGGCCGCGCTGCCGGACGCCGTCAAGGCCCGGGTGCTCGCGTCCATCAGCTCCGCGCTCGGGGTGGGGATCGGCGCCGACACGTGCGTCGTCACAGGCCGCGGCGTGCTGCAGCAGGCGGCGGTGACGCAGCTCGGCAAGTGGGAGTGCCTGCTCGTGACCGTGGCCTGGGGGTTCCTCTTCCGGATCTTCTTCTACTTCAGCCTCGTGCTCGGCAGCAAGAACAAGCGGAGGTGA